The Cannabis sativa cultivar Pink pepper isolate KNU-18-1 chromosome 8, ASM2916894v1, whole genome shotgun sequence genomic interval ataccacattatcatgattgatctatgtcatttggctatgttgatgtatgtgaccattgatgggtttagttgtgattgatacaacgaaaatcgctttgatcctatgttgatgtagttaatggacgagattgcacatgcctatagttatgatgacaaagttatgagctcaataaggttaacacatttatatgtatacatatgtgacccagtgggagattgttagaatttattggggtcacaattatatatataaaatgtgtgttgggtcatcaaataaataagtcaaatttatgtggtctattttggaataaagtttatgacttaagggcatgattgtcatgattttaatatgtggataccaattagacaatttctatattgatgaggggccaaatagaaatagtcAATAAATATGACTAACAAGTTTGTCTGTTGGTAATATAACGGGTAATGGTCCCCATTTGCATCGTATCTTTTCACTCTTGTATCCCCATCACCAAGAGCAAAAGTTTACAGAGAAAGGTTTTGATgcaaattggaagatcataccaatTAAAGGTCATTACAAAAtcgattctatggactccggTACGCCTATTTCTTAATCTTATTGTTTAattctcttgaattaattagggTTATATTCAGAGTTTACAGTATTCTAACATAATCGTATCACAAAAAATACAATTATTtgcataacttttttttaagaaaatctaTATGATTACTATATAAAAGAATACATACAACTTTGGTAAAAAACCATACCTTTTTCAAAAGACCATGCTTGTCAAAGTTTCTTCCTcacattaaaaaatataatttggttgaagcaaaaaatagaaaatataattagataGATCTTTTTATAAGCAGAGAATGGGAATGAGAAGTAGTTTAGTTTATatctttataaatatatatatataaactataataaaatcATCAATCGTAATTAAGGTTTTATGAAAATTAGGTTTAACATCTTtgtagttttttgttttttattttttttaaaaaattatttgggaTACGGTTATAgatataaatattgtaaattgtATGAGTATTTTTAATTGATGAAACCAATTAATATACATTATAAGCCAAATAAAAGattgaaaattgagagaattaaggagaaaaaaaaaaagatgactTTCAAACAATTTTATAGCGCCATGTCACCgtctcatacttctcctttatatagatatatagacatagatcatttatatagatatatagatagaaAGATACTTTATGAAAAGAATGCTTATAATTTAAAACATATTATTGCACATATTTTTCTACCacctaaattgaaaaaaataattggaCCAAATAAATAGATCAACAACATATGCCCAAAAAAGACAGAAAAATACATACAAaagtataaaatatattaatatttacaataCATATACCACTCCTTTGCCGCTTGCTTATGGTAAAAATGTTATATAGCTTGGGATAGAGCGTGATTGTATAGGAGCTTGCCACCTTGGAGGGAAGGAGAGACCAAGAGACGGTGaacaaatccaaaaaaaaatagaagaaagagGCGGTGAAACAAAATAGGGTTTTAGGGTtaggttaattaaatatatattttttaattaattttatatttatttaagaaaataattaatgataggttgttaaaatatataattttaaaatacaattatgtttaaattaaaaaaaaatatatacctaaCATGTTAATTGTtttatagtaatatatatatttattaatcaatcaattaattaatatttataaatataattattattttttttaaaaaaaaaaagagaattaagAGGTATCTAAATTAAGATTTTTAAgcctaatgaaaaattaaaaaataaaaaaaattaaatagagaATAGATAaagatatttaaattaatatttttaaggcTAATTAAAAATCTAGAGGTATTTAGATTAATATTTATAAgactaattaaaaattcaaaaaataagagaattaaAGAACGAACAAATAATACTATTTAGAGTAGAGTGACATATCACCATCTTATATCTAGATAAatagatagatatatatttagttaagatatttttatattatagatattttaatttttgtaaatatttcaaattaacaataattaataaattaaaataactatgtAACATCTAATTAACTAACCTAAAACTATGCTAAATAATTAACAATCAAAACTAtagaattaaataaaataattaagtaaatgaaacaacacaaaaaaaatactaaatataCTACTTGTATGTTAAATATACTAACTTATGTTCTATTAATAAAAAAGTATGAACTTTCTTTCTCAAAACATATATagtcattaattattattaatttttcttttggaaaaaaaaatataaatgtaaaacaAATTTTGTGTAAGTCTTCCTCATAATTTTgactattttatgtttttgtagcATTAATCCAGTCACTAAAATTCTATCCTAAAAACTATTTTCATATCTTTTAATATATATGGGTTACTTATTAGTTATATTCCACCAAACAATATCTATATTTTGTTTGAGAGTGATAGTATACTTAAAATAAAGCCTAaatataataactaaaaaatttagtGATTGTCACttgtatattttttactttGCCAGTAGCTAAAAGCTTGACATGGATAAAGTACAAGTAAACAACAAAagtttaaatgataaaaaatatGCACTCACAAATCAATAACCCCTAAAATGATAGAGTAGACCACGAATAATAGTATATACCCTAAATTACTAAATGTATGTATAAAGCATAATTCTATGTTGCATgtacaaaatacaaaattaaaaaaaaaaaaaaaaactaaaaatactaaaaagctTTTATGTAAGCGCATAtgagaataaataaatatataagaaaaatcaattaattaccTTACCACTTTTCAAATTTATTGGCTTCTTGTGTTTTATTGTGAGTGTGATCTcaatctattaaaaaaaaaaacaaaaaggaaaataatCTACATTAATAAAAATAGATTTCCAAAAATATGAGGAATGTTTAGAAAATTGAAAGTATTTTCTAGtaataaattgtttaaaaaaaatgtttagcCGTATTGATTTTATAAGGTTTTAGGAGTGATTTTTTTTAGtagaatttttaaaataaaaataaaaaattagagtaagtgtaatattttatattataaaaatataaaaaataaaaaaattaaggagAGAATACATAAACTTATGTAAACTAATTTTAGAGTGCCACTAGCGTCTTATTCTTCtcctttaaatatatatatatatatatatatattgactcTTAAATGGGAGATAACTTCTTAATTGAGTGTAGCATTTTTATTGACTTGGGATAGAGGGACATGAAACATTTGAGAGAAAAAATTTGGCTCCATTTAACAGGGAAGTTCACTAATTATGAGTTTATTgggtattgtattgtataatattatattaaattatattttatataatatttttatgaaaattatatttgatattaattttatagacacttaaatatataatattttaatataaattaagatGTAatgtaatattatataaaaaatataatatataatctaattccatataataaaatacaatacatCTAATACAACTTAGGAAACTAGTActgtatgttatatgttgtacGATTTCATTAATTGAAGCGTAAACGTACAGGATCGGGATCCATATAAAACACtagtatttaaaattttgaagcATATGAAAACAAAGGTTCTTTGCTTGGAATTCTTTAAATCGTCATCTTTTGAATGAAATTTCTAAGAATAATATGTATTGCCGGAAGCCTTAAGCGTAATATATATTagtataaaattttataaaatcaaTTTTGTGATCAAGCCTATTCTAGCAAACCTCAAAGCTcctttggtaaaataaatagaataattattattgatCATGTTTCCTTTAATTGTATaggattatttattattttttgtagttTGATGCTTAACGTGCACTATAGCAAATCCTATATAGACAATTTATAATCAATCTCATATAACAATAATTTTAGCAATCCATAGAGTAAATAATAATTCATTAATCTCATACTGCAATCATTTAAGCAACCCTTACAACAATCATACTAGAAACCCTTGCAACAATTTTATCTCATAAAATAACCATATTAGCAACCCAATCTCAAATATATAACAACACTGTTAGCAACCAAATCATAGACAACAAGTACGTTAAAACTTTTATAGCAACTTAATCTCATATAACAACCATGTTAGCAACAATTATAACAACCCAATCTCATACATCAACAATGTTAGCAATACTGATTACAACAAATCTCATACAACAATCATATTAGCAAATCTCATATAACAACCATGTTAGTAACCCTCTCATATAGAAATTTTGTTAGCAACCCAATCTCATACAACAACTATGTTATAGCAATAATTACAACATTTCAATCGCATACAACAACTACGTTAGCAACACTTACAACAACTCAATTTCATAACAGCCATGTTAGCATCCCTTATAGCAACTCATGAATATCATATAACAACTATATTAGCAACCCTTATAGCAACACAATCTCACAAGCTATATTGTTAGCAATTCTTACAGCTACCCAATCTCATACAGCAACCATATTAGTAACTCTTACAATAGCTATGTTAGTAATTTAGTGTTATACATCAACCATGTTAGCAACCTAATATCATACAACAACTATGTCCAATCCAATCTTATACAACATGTAGCACAACTCAACTTCATACAACAACCACATTACCAAACCTAAAAGCAACTTAGTCTCATACAACAAATATTTCTTATTTGAAATTATAATCATTATATATACATCATTTGATTTTTTAagctataaatttttatttttttctcattttcgaAAATAGAATAACATTGTGAAATAATCTAAAACATGTTTATCATTCtctgtatataaataaattattatcttgactgAAAGACAAAGAATCAAATAAGAGCAAAATGACCAAATGAAAACATTAAAAGTAGCCAAACAAAtcatgaataataattatatgttaTATCACTCTTCATATAAATGCACTAttgtatacatgtatatatatacataaatcttatatataaaaagatttGCTAAagtacatgtatatatatataacaatcaTATAACACTAAAGTAATTTTATGATTGTGTATGagttgtatttttgtaaaaacaaaatcaatattatatataaatgaaatatttattaaagaaccgtaaaaatgaataaaaaacttTGTATATATGTACTAATAAAAAAGCCtctaatatttttatgaaaattatatctgatattaaatctaaatatataatattttaatataatattatataaaaaatataatatataatctaaTTCTAAAATACAAATACAATACATCTAATACTTAGAAACTAGCACTCTATATTATATGTTGTACGATTTCATTAATTGAAGTGTAAACTTGGGATACACATAAAACACTAGTATTTAAGTTCTAAAGTCTCCTCATCATCGACCTTTCTGACGAGTCTTCTCTGATTATAATTAGACTTCTTCCATAACCATAAGTATTCTCTCTTCTTGGTTTTCACATTGTTCTCAATAATAACTCCAACAATAACTCCTACAGCAAACCCAACAACCACAGTTCTCCAACTAAAGTCAATAAATGAAGAAGAATCATCTACTTCCAAATCCGGTTCACTCAAATTATCCTTCGAACTAGTTCCACACTTCAAAGTCAATGGATCCCCACACAAGCCCAAGTTTCCCATGTACGAACTGTTCTCAAACGTGTTGAGTTGATTCCCTCGCGGTATACGTCCCGTAAGATTGTTACGAGAGACATTAAAGAAAGCTAGAAAAGTGAGCTGAACAAGGCTCTGAGGGATTGTTCCTGAAAGTTGGTTTTGTGACAAATCCAGAGATTCGACCCTTGCTATGTTCCCCAAAGACGAAGGAATTTCTCCCCAGAGAACGTTGTTTGAAAGGTTGAGAACTCTAAGCCCTTGTAAGCTTCCAATTGCCTCACTAATCTTTCCTTCAAATCTATTGCTAGACAAGTCTATCACCACAAGTACTTCTTGGATCTTCCCATAAGGTACTTCGCTACCTTTCATTGTTATGCTGGTGGAGTACGTGTACTCCAACATCCATGTCCGTCTAACAGCTTCAAAACTCGATTCTGTTTTCATGTACGACGTGCTTGACTCGATTACTTTCATGGCGTTCCAGTTTTCCAAGTACTTGGATGGAAACTGGCCTGTGAAATTGTTATGAGAAAGATCAATAACGCGAAGATTTTGGAATTCGAAGCTTGAAACTGGATTGGTTATGATCCCATGAAGGCGATTGGATCGTAGTATGAGTAGTCTTAAGTTTGGTAGAGTCCCTAGCCATGATGGGAAAACATCAAAGAGTTGGTTGTCTCCCATGTTAAGACTTTCAAGTCTTAAACATTTGGCCATTGATCTTGGGATCGGTCCCTCGAATTGATTGTAGCTTATATCAACCATTTTGAACGAGTTTCTTCCCTCGTTTGAGCATAGTTGAGGAATAGTACCGTGGAAGTGGTTGTTTTTGATGTTGAGTACTGCCAGcaagttgtttggattctccatACATTTTGGAAGTGTTAACCCACTGAACAAGTTGTTCGAAAGATCAAGAAGTTGAAGAGACTTGAGGTTACAAAACAAGGGAAATTCCTTGTCATCACTTTGTGGTGATGATGCGTTGTTCATGTTGTTGTTGTCTGCTACTTCAAGGCTCGTTAATAAGTTATCATTAAGAGCCAAATACGCCATCGTTTCAACGCTTGAATTCCATATCCACTTGGGTATTGAGCCATGAATATTGTTTCCTCCAAGATCCAAATACCTTAGTCTATCTTGGTACctcaagaaatttggaaaatggTTTAAATTGCACATGTTCAATCCCAAGATCTCAAACTTATTAGTCATATTCATGTCCTCCGTTTCTCTGGTGGTCACCGTCAAATTATTATCATCAAGTCGTAGTTCGACCAGATAAGTCATGTTAAGAAACAAGCTGAAATCCACAGTACCATTCAATTCATTCTCGAAAAGATTCAGAGTTCGGAGATTTGTTAATCTAGACAGTGATGGCGGTAAAGGACCGGACAGCTTATTTTTTGCGAAGCTTAAAACATTTAAGCTTGTAAGATTTCCAATCCAAGATGGGATTTGACCTGTTAGCTGGTTCCCTCCCAACCATAATATTGTCAACTTGGTTAGATTTTGGAGAAACGTAGGGAATTCACCGTTAAATTGGTTGTAGGAAAAATCTAAATAGGTAAGATTTTTTAGTTTAGAGATTGAAGTAGGAAGAGTACCAGTAAACTTGGTTTTTGTAACGCTAAGAAATTCTAATGAAACAAGGTTACCTATTGAATAAGGTATAGTACCAGAGAAACTAGTACGACTAAACCATATTGTTTTAAGAGGACTACCTGATCGAAACTCAGGGAATTTACCACTGAGATTTTGATTGTGGAGAGGTGCAAGAAACTCGAGTTTCGGAAGATGGAAGATTTTTTCTGGGAATTCTCCATAGACTCCACAATTTCTTAAGTGAAGATAACTTAGAGATGAGAAGTTGGCAAGAAAACTAGGTACTGTAGAGGACAAATTCAGAAAACTAAGATCAAGAGATGACAAATTGGTGAGTTTGGACATTTCTGATGGGATTTGTCCAGTGAAATAGGAGGAAGAGAGATTGAGATGTGTCAACTTTGGGAAACGACCCAACCCAGATGGAATTGGAGAGTAATTGAAGTGATTATCAGCCAAGTTAAGCTTCTCTAGATAAGGGAAATGGAAAAGAGTGCTGGTTGAGTTGATAGAGCCATAAAGGAAACTACTATTGAGATTCAATACTATGACATTACCTGTGTTTTCATTACACTCTACTCCTTGCCAAGAGCAACAATCGGTTTCTTGCTTCCATGATGAAAGTTTTGGATAGGCCAAAGGATCCTCAGAAACTGACTTATTTATGATAACACTCTCTTTGAATTGCAACAAGGCGTTTCTCTCATCTTCATGGCATTGTGGCTTCACACAATTAGGGAGGAAGAAACACAAGCCTAGAAACAGTAATGAGAACGTGTATGACTCCATGATCTTTAAATTTAAGAATTGTTTAACAGCAAGCTATATAGGCGTGTAGAATATTGTtcttgtatataaatatttgatCGATATATCTGTTTACATTATTGTTTAATTTGTATACTGAGTTGAGAAACAAAATCGTTTGACCAAATGAAATCTCTTACATGTGACAGAAGTAAACTATCATTTTCAATCGCTCCGCAGCCTATTTTGAAATTCCAGTATATGATATATTGCATTATTTGAACAAATAATGTAATCAAAGTCTCCAGAGTTTAGTAGCAATTTTGgacaaactaaaaattaaaatactctTTGTATATTAAACTAATCTTGAGTTTATAAGTCAGcttcttttctttatttgtttttaattatttaataatttaaagatGGATAGATCAAACTCCATAATAGAgttttgataaataaataactgctatattttgtgtaatttaaacaaaaaaattggaGAAATTAGAATCTTGAAACCTCATATTATGTACCAATTACGGCCTATATATGCACCTCAAAATCATGTTATTAAGCATTTTATATTATGTTCCAACCTAAATATTAGATCGAATATAGCGACGTCCAACATTTGACAATTTAtttgtttactttttaatatcaCATCACATTCAATATCACGATTTGTAAATACTACAATAAAAAAGCTGGCTAAGCAAATTGAAATGGTTATTTATAAATCACAATAATGAtactgttataaatattaataataattatgtgtaaatcttttatttattaccattaattgtaatcattcattttttcttagttttcctttttcttagtttttttttttttttgaaagaacctCAGTTCAGATTATATTGAAAGAACCtcagtttttctttttcttagtttcttaatatttgactcttatatttgtataaatagagcTTCACCTGGAATAAACAAGTGAAAAATTCTCACtcactttttctttctctcttcatcttttttttctt includes:
- the LOC115700119 gene encoding receptor like protein 22 yields the protein MESYTFSLLFLGLCFFLPNCVKPQCHEDERNALLQFKESVIINKSVSEDPLAYPKLSSWKQETDCCSWQGVECNENTGNVIVLNLNSSFLYGSINSTSTLFHFPYLEKLNLADNHFNYSPIPSGLGRFPKLTHLNLSSSYFTGQIPSEMSKLTNLSSLDLSFLNLSSTVPSFLANFSSLSYLHLRNCGVYGEFPEKIFHLPKLEFLAPLHNQNLSGKFPEFRSGSPLKTIWFSRTSFSGTIPYSIGNLVSLEFLSVTKTKFTGTLPTSISKLKNLTYLDFSYNQFNGEFPTFLQNLTKLTILWLGGNQLTGQIPSWIGNLTSLNVLSFAKNKLSGPLPPSLSRLTNLRTLNLFENELNGTVDFSLFLNMTYLVELRLDDNNLTVTTRETEDMNMTNKFEILGLNMCNLNHFPNFLRYQDRLRYLDLGGNNIHGSIPKWIWNSSVETMAYLALNDNLLTSLEVADNNNMNNASSPQSDDKEFPLFCNLKSLQLLDLSNNLFSGLTLPKCMENPNNLLAVLNIKNNHFHGTIPQLCSNEGRNSFKMVDISYNQFEGPIPRSMAKCLRLESLNMGDNQLFDVFPSWLGTLPNLRLLILRSNRLHGIITNPVSSFEFQNLRVIDLSHNNFTGQFPSKYLENWNAMKVIESSTSYMKTESSFEAVRRTWMLEYTYSTSITMKGSEVPYGKIQEVLVVIDLSSNRFEGKISEAIGSLQGLRVLNLSNNVLWGEIPSSLGNIARVESLDLSQNQLSGTIPQSLVQLTFLAFFNVSRNNLTGRIPRGNQLNTFENSSYMGNLGLCGDPLTLKCGTSSKDNLSEPDLEVDDSSSFIDFSWRTVVVGFAVGVIVGVIIENNVKTKKREYLWLWKKSNYNQRRLVRKVDDEETLELKY